In Microcoleus sp. FACHB-831, one genomic interval encodes:
- a CDS encoding 2OG-Fe dioxygenase family protein, protein MQTLLGSTNLDYAMMFALHQVESVELEGFEPFFRDLPVDPYIKGNYRTRRLSRFKVAADELIKLPHGYLFQSKHYNPLVGDIRREFAELDEAMIELKAFKKLIFAFIDYCQLNSEGSEIGVHQIRTSCSPTNYGNPAPEGIHRDGTDLIGIFSVDRANIQGGETHLYKSKKDSPVFNKVLNPGELLLVNDREFFHFTTPIKPLSDGEGTRDVFVLTCPSLLV, encoded by the coding sequence CTTAGATTATGCCATGATGTTTGCTTTACATCAAGTCGAGTCCGTCGAGTTAGAGGGATTCGAGCCATTCTTTAGGGATCTTCCTGTAGATCCTTATATAAAAGGCAACTACCGCACTAGGCGATTATCTCGGTTCAAAGTCGCAGCGGATGAGTTAATAAAACTACCTCATGGCTACTTGTTCCAAAGCAAACACTACAATCCTTTAGTGGGTGACATAAGAAGAGAGTTTGCCGAACTAGACGAGGCAATGATAGAGCTTAAAGCTTTTAAAAAACTTATCTTTGCCTTTATTGATTACTGCCAACTTAACTCGGAAGGAAGCGAGATAGGAGTTCATCAGATCAGAACTAGCTGTTCTCCGACTAATTATGGAAATCCAGCGCCCGAAGGCATCCATAGAGATGGCACTGATTTAATCGGTATATTCTCGGTTGACAGAGCAAATATTCAAGGAGGGGAAACGCATCTATACAAATCTAAAAAGGATAGCCCCGTTTTTAATAAAGTCTTGAATCCGGGCGAATTACTACTTGTTAACGACCGAGAATTCTTTCACTTTACTACACCGATTAAACCCCTATCTGATGGTGAAGGTACAAGGGACGTGTTTGTTCTGACTTGCCCCAGCTTACTTGTATAA